A genomic window from Methylorubrum extorquens includes:
- the pgeF gene encoding peptidoglycan editing factor PgeF, with the protein MFIEAPELSSHSYIRHAFFTRQGGVSDGLYASLNGGIGSNDDPVTVAENRARMCAQLGLPRENLVSLYQVHSAEVVTVEVPFPLAERPKADAMVTRVPGLALGIATADCGPILFADPENRVVGAAHAGWKGALGGVVEATVAAMEALGAERRSIVAVLGPTIAQACYEVGLDFIERFRAEVTDCEAFFKEGRPGHAQFDLPGFILARLAQAGIGEATSLGLCTYADPDRFYSFRRTTHRSEPDYGRLISAIALTP; encoded by the coding sequence ATGTTCATCGAAGCGCCCGAGCTGAGCTCGCACTCCTACATCCGGCACGCCTTCTTCACTCGGCAGGGCGGCGTCTCGGATGGGCTCTACGCCTCGCTGAACGGCGGGATCGGCTCGAACGACGATCCGGTAACGGTCGCCGAGAACCGGGCGCGGATGTGCGCGCAGCTTGGGCTCCCGCGCGAGAATCTCGTCAGCCTCTACCAAGTGCATTCGGCTGAGGTCGTGACCGTCGAAGTGCCCTTCCCCCTGGCCGAGCGCCCGAAGGCGGACGCCATGGTGACGCGCGTGCCCGGCCTCGCGCTCGGCATCGCCACGGCCGATTGCGGGCCGATCCTGTTCGCCGACCCGGAAAATCGCGTCGTCGGCGCGGCCCATGCCGGCTGGAAGGGCGCGCTCGGGGGCGTGGTCGAAGCGACGGTCGCGGCCATGGAGGCGCTCGGTGCCGAACGCCGGAGCATCGTCGCTGTCCTCGGGCCGACGATCGCGCAAGCCTGCTACGAGGTCGGTCTGGATTTCATCGAGCGCTTCCGGGCCGAGGTGACCGATTGCGAGGCCTTCTTCAAAGAAGGGCGGCCGGGCCACGCGCAGTTCGATCTGCCGGGTTTCATTCTCGCGCGGCTGGCCCAGGCGGGGATCGGCGAGGCGACCTCGCTCGGCTTATGCACCTACGCCGATCCCGACCGGTTCTATAGTTTCCGCCGTACCACGCACCGGAGCGAACCGGATTACGGGCGCCTGATCTCGGCGATCGCATTGACGCCGTAG